TaatggagaagaaaagaataagtgAGCATGTGATTGTTGCCTTCCTCAAGCAacataggaattttttttttttttcaaaatccaaaGGATGAAGAATTTTTCAGTTCGCAATGGACTTCTTCTATTCTATTGGAAAGACTTCGACTGAAaatcgaacttttttttttttttttttgcatttctgCTAAATGTTTATTATTGATGATAATAGTTTAGTAGGAGAACTTGTTTTATTGGAACTAATATTTTGATTTCGGGATTGAGGTGAGAAATGGCTTGATGACCCCTTCCCTCCGCCACGCACCGGCCCCATTCACTTGCTTCTTGGTCTTTTTTTTAGCAAGAATCACAGCGTTACCTTACCTTCACCGTGATACGGACTCCAAGTTGAAAGGAAAATGAGCTTTGCTCCTCTGGATGCTTGGCGCTTCCGTGGTTCGCAAGAAGGGTCTTCTGTGTCCCTTTCTATACTTCCTTTCGAAAAGGCAAAGACCCTAACTACCTAACGGAGTGCTCATTCTCTCAAAGAGCTTCTGTTTCTTGTGTGTAGgtaattttcttgaaatattaaTCCAAATTACTGCTTGCTGCTAATTATATCAAGGgaaatttgtcacgaaaatcGACATATGAATGTTAAAGAGGGTCAAAAGAGTTATCTTTATGGGGATAGAGTTTCAGACTACCATGTCGTGTTCATGATTGTGTCCAGGGGATGATAATGTGTTTCTGAGACTTATATTTTGTccataaatttggaaaaaataatgTCAGCTATAAAGAAATCGACAACTTTCCgatgccaaaaaaataaaaaaaaagtcaagtcaatTCCAATGCAGgaacaatgtttttttcttcgttttttttttacactcgGCTAGAACCAATGCAAGAACAGTGGTTGTTATGAAGAGACGTCGCATTTCATTGGATGAAGTGATGAAGCGTTTCTCTTCCGGAAGGATCTGGAAGTGGCATGAAAGTTGAAAGTCCAAAGCAGGACTAAGAAAACATCCCGAAGGGAAATAACCAACCGGATTAGACGATCCTTGATTCGCAAGGACTGTGGGTCCCGCacaacttttaattattttcgacGGCTTCTACGTCTTAATTCATTGATTCTTTTAATCCTTTTCCACATGAACATGTGGTAATTCcccccttcctcctcccccaaaaaaaaagaaaaagaaaaagaaaaagaaaaatattatctacaaACTTTAATCGGTCACGGCATGTACATTCAGTAAAATTCCACCCATAGAATGACCAATATTATCTACAAATCTTATTCAGAAGTTGTCATGTATATGAATTTGCTAATACTTCGCTCGAGTACACTCAGTATTGACCtaaatttataataagaaaaattattcaaaaaatcctaaattattatattgcggtcaatttagtcctaaactttttaattgtgccatttTAGTTGTAAATTTTTCAACATCTTGCCAAGTTAGTCTTAGATCTTGTACTTCCGactaattttgatcggaaataGTCAATGTAGCAATTTAGTCACTATTACTCGTCTTACGTGATGTAGTTGGTGCTAAAATGAATgatgttttaaaaaatttcctgactttttataattattattgattattttctttttctttagcgTGTTGGTGGGGCCATCGGCCCTTGTTGAGGGTCGATGACCCCTGTCGTTTCTTGCGCATGGGTTGTGAAGCCCTTGCCGACTATAGGAAGGGCTTGGGAGCCTATGCCAGATCTATTGAGATGAGGGTGTGGTGCCCACAACGAGGGCTGGCGAGGGCCGCAATGCCCTCCCTAAGCATCGCGAGGGTTGTGTCCTTCGCCCATGGCTGACAAGGGTTCTGCCATCCCCGCCTAGGTGCAAGTAGGGTTCGTTGGCCCTTGGCTAGTGGCCAAACGGCACCGTTGACAcaatgaaggaaaaaaggaaaagacaacaCATATAGTATAACAAATAAAACTAATAAACAaacttagaaattttttaaaaatattattcatgttAGCGCTACCTGCATCACGTAGGATGGTCGGTATTTGATTGAATCATAAATCCaatgatttttggtcaaaattatcTGGTAGAATATTGGCTTATGATACGAGCTTGGGAAAACGAAAACAGAATTTGTGGCAAGTATGCTATCCTACACATACGGTCCTTCCACAGCCTCATAATAGGAACTACTTATTAACCACCAAATTCctcttaattttttgatttgtatcatagaaaattttagCGTAGTAGAATTTTGATGCATAGGTTCCACATTGTGGCAATTGCAGAGCATACTAATAGAATTTATCAGAACATCcctagttaaaaattttaagacaaAAATGggacaattgaaaggtttatgattgaattgagtactgtacaatagatttaagactgaattgtagtttaggattttttaaacaatttttcatATCATTATCTTTTTGTTATAAATGATTCATTATGGCACTTTACGAGCTGATTGTGTCCAAGTACATAACAATGAGAGATGGAAAATGAGGGTCAGAGGAACCGGAAGCGCCGGAAAGAAGGAAGCGACCACCAGTAGAACTAATTATATTTCTCGTGCATGCGACACCTAAGCCATGACCTAATCGGCTCGGGCATGGAGACTAGAGTTGGATCTGACAGTGACGCGAGCGATGAAAATATCCAGCAGCCTCTTCAGTGACGCGAGCGATGACAATATCGGGCAGCCTCTTCACCCACCGCGGAAAGTATAAAAGTCTCCCTTTCCCTCTATATAAGTGGCACCCTGCGTTTAGCCCGATCACACCACCGGAAAGCATTCTTCATTTCAGTTCAAATTACCAAAAGCTTCAGCTTGTAGTGACAATTCCAATGGGGGAGGAAGTGATTTTGTTGGACTTTTGGCCGAGCCTGTTCGGGATGAGGGTCAGGATTGCCCTGAGAGAGAAAGGCGTGGAGTTCGATATGAGGGAGGAGGATCTGAGCAACAAGAGCCCCCTCCTCTTGAAGATGAACCCGGTCCACAAGAAGATACCTATCCTCGTCCACAATGGCAAGCCCGTTTGCGAGTCCCTCCTCATCGTCCAGTACATCGACGAGAGCTGGGTTCGCGAGTCTCCTCTCTTGCCTTCGGATCCTTACGAGCGTGCCCGGGCCGGGTTCTGGGCCGATTACGTGGACAAGAAGGTGAGACAACAACTCTTTAATCTTTCCAACATTTCCTAACCGCGCTTAACATCATGACACGAAATGACCGTGCAGCTATATCCGGCGATGCGAACGATGTGGCTGTCGACAGGGGAGGCCCAGGAGGCGGGGAAGAAGGAGTTCATCGAGTTCCTGAAGGTGTTGGAGGGAGAGCTCGGGGACAAGGCCTACTTTGGCGGGGAGACGTTCGGGTACGTGGATGTGTCGCTGATACCCTTCTATAGCTGGTTCTATGCGTTGGACTTTAGCATCGTGAAGGAGTGCCCCAAGCTGGGGGCATGGGCCAAGCGGTGCATGCAGAGGGAGAGCGTGGCCAAGTCGTTGCCCGACCAGCACAAGCTCCGTGACTTCCTCTTGGAGCTCCACAAGAAGCTTCAGGCCAAATAAATAACTCTCTTGAGCTGATCATTGCCCATTTCATCACTCTTTCGTTCAATAACCCCTCTTCTATGGATGAGGCTGAACTCTTTTGTACTTCTATGATTTCCCTTCAGTACTTTACTGTGGTTCTGGATCAGCTAAATAACTATATACACTATTGCATGAATTCTGGTTTACTACTATGTTTTGTGTTATTCACGCCGTGTATGTCAAGCGAGCGATGGAGATCAATCAATTCCATCATCAACTACCTGTAGTCTCGCAAGAGAATGTCTCCTCTTTAAAAGCAAATATtctaaaagacaaaaaaatctatttatcaCATGTCGAGCGTTCACTCGACGGATGAATTTCACTCAACTTTACTAAGCCGCCTCCCCATGAATTGCTAAAAATATGCCATGCTTTACTTATTTCTCTCTTGCCTGTGCGTGCACAGACACACTCCACATTTAAGACACATACAATGAACGTCTATGAGGAAAGTTAAAGTAAAGCGAACACTGGAGGaggtcatgatgatgatgattaagATAACCAGGAATTCGCATTGAAACTCGAAGGACCTCTTTCTTCTTCGACGGTCGTCGCCGAAACACTCGTCGATGGGCGCTTTGCATCTCGGCCATCTAATTACGACTGCCTAATTACGCAGAGTCAAAACTTACTATAACGATCGAGTTGAAGACAAACTCCGAGAGCATACATGATTATAAACTCGGAGGCCTCGGGATAGAGAGAAGCTTGAGAAACACAAGAACCTTGACCTGAACCTTCCCTTCCACTATAATTACTACCTCAGCAGGACATGCGCTGTCATGCCTTACTTCAGGGCAACGTAGTATTCTCCTAGTACTCCAGGACGAAGAGAATTAAACAGGTCTAGCGAAAGCAGAAGCACAGTCCTCTACTCTATACCCATCGCTTCCTTCAGCTCCAAGACCACGCCGTACGCCTTCCGAGGGTCGGGAAGAGATTTGGACAGACTCTCCTTCTCCATGCACCTTATTGCCCCACGCAAGGAGCTTGGGACACTCCACTTCGATGCCGAAGTTCGCAAACATCTCGTAAGAGTATAACCAGCAGTCGAAGCCGATGAACAATTTGTCCAAGAAACCAGACTTCTTGGCCCCGAAGAAAGGCTCGTCTCTGAGCTCGTTTTCTATTCAGTTTCAGGCTTTCAATGAATTCCTTCTTTAAATCACTTAAACACGACCTTTATCATCATAAATTTCAATCTTGATTTAACGACAATCCATGTACTTTCAGTCACCAAGCCGACTTCTTTAAAAGGATAAACGGGTAATGAAATAACaatgttatgaatattaatgTGTATTTTATATGTATAATAGGTTATTTCTATAATTATATTTCTATCGGTATCCTTTTTGTAATTAACCACTATAAATATGCATCTTTCAACCCGAAATGGGGTTGAGCCACCGTAGACATTTTCTCGTTATTTTCCCTCTAACTCTAAACATCAACATGGTATTAGAGTTGGAGGTCCTGATTTCGAATCTTTCTAGACCCCATTTGcctctctaattaatttttcatgtcTAGTATTAGGCAAAAATCCGAGACTAAgcgtgagggggagtgttagaatatttaaaaagtaaaccatgcattcatttaatagtataagtttttagaatagttgacagtgacctcacaaaatctcacatggtgtTAGAGTAAGAAAACGCATCAAATTCTTCAACATCTCTACCCCAAATCAATACTTCGTTTGCTCCAATTACTACTTCAAAAATGTCCAAAACatctcaaaatttttgttcatctcTACCATCCCTTTACTCGTCATCTTCTAATTATGTTGGTCTCAATTTCCCATCGCTTCTCTATAAAATTGCTCCCaatttctcctcttcttccctcttctctgCTACTTCGTTCTCTGTTGCTGCAGCTCCAATTATGGCTATGCAATTATCCTTGTTGTCTCTTGTTCTTCCGATATCATAAGTCTCGTCTCCATCAAACTTGATGCAAACAATTATCTTTTGTGGAAATCTTAGTTTGAATCTAATTTAATTTGCAACTATCTACTGGCCTATGCGCATGGTTCTTTTTTATGTCTGCCGACACTTTTTAATGATAAGAACTGCACTGCAGTTGTCAATACCTCTTACTCCACTCAGGTAAATAGATTTCAATGAGTTtgcaatttgatcaatttaacccCGTGGTTGAGAATTTCCGTGAAGTTCACAATCTTCGAACATCTTGATAGATTTGGCTGGCTCTAGGATAACATTTTACTGATCGCTGTGCAGCCAAGGAAATTGGTGCAAAACTTGATTTTCAGAATGCTAAGAAGAAACCCAATCGATCAATGTCTGATTATCTCTAGCATATGAAGTCAATTGCGAACTCTCTCACCGCAATCAATTGCTCCATCTTTGATAAAGACCTAGTGATTCAAACCCTTAATGGGCTCTTGTCTGAGTACGATCCCTTTGCCACCAGAGTCACAAATGGCTCGACAATTCTCTCCTTTGGCGATCTGCGGTCATGCCTCCTCATTCAAGAAGAACAATTTCTCCAAAAATTGAATGCATCTTCATCTAATATTCATCTTGCTTTGATTGGTCATGCCACGTCGCCTAGTCCATCGTTTCGAGGATCTCAAGGTGGACCTAATTCTAGAGACTGCAGATTTGGTCGAGGACAAGGTGGACGATTCTCGTGTAATCAATCGAGTTGGCAACCTTCCCATACTCAGTTTTGTTCGCAAACATTATCGGCCCCCTAtgcctcctccacctcctctaGTTGGTCTTGTGGTGATTCGAAACCCTATGTTCCTCCATTCACATAGGGAGGTATTCTCGGATCTAGGCCTCATCTTACTTATCAAATCTATAATGGAGCTGGGCATATTGTGCTACAATGTCGCCAATGATTCAATCATGCTTCTACCACTACTAATTTGTCGAACTCCTTCTCAGCTTTATTAGTTGGAAAGACCTCTGATTCAAATTGGTATCTTGATAGTGGAGAGTTGATGTAGATGACTAGTGATATTGGTAACACCCTTAATCCTAGAcctttttatgatttgattaaaGTCTCGATTGGTGATGGTCATTTATTGCTTGTTAAGCAAGTCGAAAAAGCCTTTTTACATACCGGCTCTCAATCTTTACTATTATCTCCTCTCTATCATGTTCCTAATCTTGCTTGCAATCTCCTCTTAGTTGCTCAACTCTGTCGTAAAAATTCTTGTGCTATTGATTTTAATGGTTCATTCTTTTTTTGAAGGACAAACGAACTGGGAAAGTTTCTCCTTCAAGCTGATTCTTCTCATGGTCTTTATTCGATTCCCAACTCAATGGTGTCATCTCACTTGCATCCTATCATGGCTTCCTCTACTTCACTCACTTGCTGGCATGCTCGTCTTGGCTATccaaaaaaacaagtttttgaGTTGCGTTTGCAATTCTAGTTTTAAGTTGATATCTTGTGAGTCATGTCTTGTAGACAATTCTCATTGATTGCCTTTTGAGTCTTTTAGTCATTGTGCATCTTTTCCTTTAGTTGTAATTCATTTTAACGTATGGACAAGTCCAATTTTATCTAATTCTGGTTTCATATATTTTGTGTTATTTATTGATGAATATTCATAGTTCACTTGGGCCtttcccataaaaaaataaatatgaagtgCCTACACACTTTCATTGCTTTCATTGTTTTATTAAAATCTGTGCAAtgccaaaattaaatttttacaaaCTGATGGGGGAGGTGAATAACTAATAATGCATTCCAAGCATACTTACGTGAAAATGGTATtattcaatgttttttttttgtccaaacgCCTCATCTCAATATGGTCTATCAAAACAAAATCAGACAGTCAATCCAAATGTCTCAAACCTTATTAATTTATGCTCATATGCCTCCTTTATATTGGGTCGATGCTCTTCTCACTGCTATTTACCCTATTAATCGACTTCCCATTTCTGTCATATCCAATATTTCTTCTTTCCATTATTTATTTGGGTTCAAATTTGATTACTTATTCTTTTGGGTTTTCGGGTGTGCTTTTGTTATCCCTTTCTTCCATCTTGTGTTTCTCATAAGCTAGAACCTCATTTGGTGCCGTGTGTATTTCTAGGTACACGTCCAATCACAAATGCTATCATTGCCTTCATCGATCAAGTGGTTGTGTTTTTATCAGTTGTCATGTTTGGTTTTGATGAggagaattttccctttttatcaaAACCTTCAAATCTTAGTCCCACAATCCACTGTTCCATATCACATCCTTCACTTTTTGTTTACTCCAATCAATCTATTCTTCCTTCTGCCTCCTCTAGCCCTCAAGCTCCTCATtagtctctttcttcttctctagccCAATCTCCTAATTtgcctctctccttctctcatCTTACCCGGCCTACTTCCAATTCTTTTTCGCCTCCACCTCCCCTCCCTTCGAACTCACTCACCTTGTCCCTGCCTCACTCCTTGCCCGACCAAATTTCTCCCATAACAAACCCACAAATCCCCTCTACATCTCTATCCAGCTCCTCTACTTCCGTTTCTTCTCTTCTGACTCATCCTATGTAGACTTGtgccaaatttgaaaattttaaaaccaggaaatttttaatttctctcatTCTTTTCATGAAGAGGCTTCGACTTGCTACTCTAAGGCCATTTGGAAAGTGGCCATGGTAGATGAATTCAATGCCTTGATCACCAATCACATGTGGGATCTTGTACCACCGGATCTCTCTAAGAATTTAGTCAGTTATAAATGGGTTTTTTAGATTAAGGAAAAACCCGATAGAACTGTGGAACACTTGTtgcgaccaaatttttcggggtgtgaaccacctagggtttggctaatggattgttaagcctagacttaactcgggctttcccaagcccataccaattcgcgacttaggttcaagttcttagcatgcaattgatttttaataaggagttgccactaatctatttttggtgggtcgattagaaacccaagtaaaataacgagAGAATTATTTtgcttctacgaaccagagactatgggtacggggacttggttacgctagaattctctaacgccctttcaatacctttctttttattttgaaaaatgtttggtaagcagtttggattgattttaaatctatttccctaacatgtgaggtggtCATACAGGTgcacaatccaccaatttaacacccaaataaacaataaataaattgcaaaaacttacctcaaagcaacgaaagcatctgcaatgttaaattaaaatccacatcaataatcctagatatggtttctaattaacacacaatttcttttttttgttttcacttttttaatgaaaatcatgcaatatgcaatgcaatattaactaaatgacctaattctaatgacatgtaatttctaattaaatgggcctagcaaaaatactaaatgacatgcatctcaatgaatctaaccctaatgacgtgcatatgaagtttttttttttcctaaaagaatgcatttcatcctaaataataaaactaatttaacctatgacatttttgtattttcatgaaattcgaaattaaataaaatgtgaaaattacctaattagattaagatcctatttaatttatattaggaattaggttgagccaaatcctaatttaaactaaaatattatcttaaccaaaataatcttaaaatgcaatatatctaaaaaagtacctaaacaaaaaaataaattaaaaaaattatctaaattaaactaagtgcaatttttatcctaatatgcaatgacgtgcaaaatgtaccctaactctacatgatatatgcatgatgattttttttgtgtttttgtgtttttgtttttttttttgttttctaaattttgaaattaataattgccaaataattaaacatgcaatccaagttaaaaaatgaactagcaacctaaattaattgatttgattttttttttttttttttgaaaattcgaaataaaatacaaattatgagcatgcaaaccctaaaactacattttttgatttttttttaaagaaaactaatttaagtaacaccacagcaaatcaagccatattgatacccaaattgATGAACCATATCTTgcacatgagatcgggttggccaatttcacataaatcatgAATCGGATCTCGGGCGAGAGATCGGATTAGcgattttttttaagtaattgcgagtcggatttcgggcgcgaaaatcggactgacaatcactaatttcaaggcaatttcatatcatgaaatttcaatttcacattaaaagAATAATTAccctaaaaagataaaataaaatagcaaaaataataaaacaaaaataagataaagaaaatacctaaattttctttttctttctttttttgaaaaagaaaaagaaaaataaagctaATGGCCGGTCCGGTGAGGGGAGATCGCTGGCTAGGGTTCCGGTGCGGGCTCCGGTGAGGGGGTTGTCGTGGGTCGGCACGGGCTTGCGTCACGGGGTCTGCGTCGGGACCCTAGCCGGCGATCTCTCCTCGCCGGACTGGCCATcagctttatttttcttgctaCCCCAGGGATAATTTAGTGTTTAACACcttaaaaaaaatctattgatGTGCAAGGAAATCGCTCAGGACAAGTAAAATGATAAGTAGTGTTTAAAGTCCTCTTCACTCTTGGGAGATGTCATCACAATCAGCTAGGAAATGATCTTTTGCCCCCCAcatctattttttctttggggGTATGTTCCCAAATCAATGGGCCCACTATCATTGGAAATTGACGCGTTATTTTCAATCGCCTCTTTGTTAtgctctgagacatgaagtaaataagttagaaaaacaaacaagggtaaccta
The window above is part of the Eucalyptus grandis isolate ANBG69807.140 chromosome 6, ASM1654582v1, whole genome shotgun sequence genome. Proteins encoded here:
- the LOC104448643 gene encoding glutathione S-transferase U25-like, whose translation is MGEEVILLDFWPSLFGMRVRIALREKGVEFDMREEDLSNKSPLLLKMNPVHKKIPILVHNGKPVCESLLIVQYIDESWVRESPLLPSDPYERARAGFWADYVDKKLYPAMRTMWLSTGEAQEAGKKEFIEFLKVLEGELGDKAYFGGETFGYVDVSLIPFYSWFYALDFSIVKECPKLGAWAKRCMQRESVAKSLPDQHKLRDFLLELHKKLQAK